The proteins below come from a single Aquarana catesbeiana isolate 2022-GZ linkage group LG12, ASM4218655v1, whole genome shotgun sequence genomic window:
- the LOC141113396 gene encoding olfactory receptor 10J4-like translates to MANTTDEVQFILRGFGKLYNPFPTFSIFLIIYIVTLCGNLLIIALVSTYHQLHTPMYLFVAHLSICDIVFTTNIIPTMLKIILKGMYKISMPRCIFQYYVYSLSTAAECLILTAMSYDRYLAITKPLHYTSIMNLSVCLQLVGSCWLTGALSTLIMVFMIFLRPFCEPNVIDHFICDVAPLLKLSCSDTFAVEVAIFLFCIPLLVTPFMFLVVTYVCIFITIGRIRSSNGRKKTFSTCSSHLTSVCTYFGTLMTVYMDPNRGHSTINKILFLLYTVVTPLFNPIIYSIKNQEIKKIIAMVFSTIRSYFKCKN, encoded by the coding sequence ATGGCAAACACAACAGATGAAGTGCAGTTTATCCTGCGTGGATTTGGAAAACTATATAACCCATTTCCCACCTTCAGCATCTTCCTCATAATTTATATTGTTACATTGTGTGGAAACCTTCTGATCATTGCACTAGTGTCTACATATCACCAACTCCATACTCCCATGTACTTATTTGTTGCTCATTTGTCTATATGTGATATTGTGTTTACTACTAATATTATACCTACCATGCTAAAAATTATACTAAAGGGTATGTATAAAATTTCCATGCCAAGATGCATCTTCCAGTACTATGTCTACAGCTTGTCGACAGCTGCAGAATGTTTAATTCTTACTGCGATGTCCTACGATCGCTATTTAGCCATCACCAAACCCTTACATTACACGTCCATTATGAACCTCAGCGTTTGTCTTCAGCTGGTTGGTAGCTGCTGGTTGACTGGGGCTCTGTCAACTTTAATTATGGTATTCATGATATTCCTGCGACCTTTCTGTGAGCCCAACGTCATTGACCATTTCATCTGTGATGTTGCTCCTCTCCTTAAACTGTCCTGCTCGGACACATTTGCTGTTGAAGTAGCCATTTTTCTATTCTGCATTCCACTGCTGGTAACTCCATTCATGTTCCTCGTGGTGACATATGTCTGTATCTTCATAACCATAGGTAGAATACGCTCTTCCAACGGCAGAAAGAAAACCTTCTCCACCTGCAGCTCACACCTGACCTCAGTTTGCACTTACTTTGGAACCCTCATGACAGTTTATATGGATCCAAATAGAGGGCACTCAACAATAAACAAGATCCTCTTTCTTCTGTACACCGTGGTAACACCATTGTTTAATCCAATCATTTATAGTATAAAAAACCAGGAAATTAAGAAAATTATTGCAATGGTGTTCAGCACAATACGGTCTTATTTTAAATGCAAAAATTAG